TGGCGCAGAATCCAGCCGATCATGACAGCCGCTTCAAACTGGCGATGGCGTATTACGCCACCGGCGACAACGAGGCGGCCGCCGGGGCATTGCTGGAGATCATCCGCCGCAATCGCGCCTGGAACGACGAGGCCGCGCGCACCCAGCTGCTGAAGTTTTTCGAGGCCTGGGGACCGAAAGATGAGGTCACGCTCTCGTCGCGGCGGGCCTTGTCCTCCATATTGTTTGCATGACCGAATCGCCCTTCGACCCAAAGTTCGACGAATTACCGCAGACCCTGCCAATTTTTCCGCTGTCGGGCGTGCTGCTGTTGCCGCGCGGGCGCCTGCCGCTGAACATCTTCGAGCCACGCTATCTGGCGATGACCCGCGATGCGCTGGCGGGTGACCGGCTGATCGGCATGGTGCAGCCGAAACCCGGCCCCGATGGGCATAAGGCAGGCGATGCCGGTGCGCGCGATTCCGGCGCGGCGGAGATCTATCCGGTGGGCTGCGCCGGTCGGCTCACGGCCTTCGCGGAGACCGACGATGGCCGCTACCTCATTACCCTGACCGGCTTCTGCCGGTTCCAGGTGCAGGAAGAGCTGCCTTTGAAGCAGGGCTATCGTAGCGTGCGGGTCGATTGGAGCGGCTATGCCGCCGACCGTGAGATGGCGGCCCCCTCCGGGCTGCGCCGCGACGATTTCGAATCGACGCTGGCGCATTATTTCCGGCTCTACGGCATTCAGGCCGACTGGGCGACCATCAAGGAGGCGCCGGACGAGCGGTTGATCACCTCGCTGGCGATGATCTGCCCCTTCGCGCCGACCGAAAAGCAGGCGCTGCTGG
This window of the Oceanibaculum nanhaiense genome carries:
- a CDS encoding LON peptidase substrate-binding domain-containing protein; this encodes MTESPFDPKFDELPQTLPIFPLSGVLLLPRGRLPLNIFEPRYLAMTRDALAGDRLIGMVQPKPGPDGHKAGDAGARDSGAAEIYPVGCAGRLTAFAETDDGRYLITLTGFCRFQVQEELPLKQGYRSVRVDWSGYAADREMAAPSGLRRDDFESTLAHYFRLYGIQADWATIKEAPDERLITSLAMICPFAPTEKQALLEAPTLADRARVIHTLIEMAVAERGSGDTARH